From a single Herbiconiux sp. SALV-R1 genomic region:
- a CDS encoding rhamnulokinase family protein yields MTDAVAAVDLGATSGRVMLGYLGHDELRLVPVARFPNQPVRTVDGLHWNILELYRNVVAGLGSAVREEPGLRSIGIDSWAVDYALLDGDRMLGTPFHYRDDRTSRGVDLVHGVAGFDELYGVNGLQFLPFNTLYQLAAEKDGGWLERADTMLLVPDLLAFWLTGARRAEATNASTTGLVNVTTGQWDDALIGRLGYPRGVFPPLVHPGATIGTLLPGVAAEIGMSGSSLPVTAVGSHDTASAVVAVPAATENVAYISSGTWSLVGVELDRPVVSEAARAANFTNEGGVDGRIRFLQNVSGLWLLSESVRTWERESGSGESIDLPTLLAQAAAVTAPMPVFDAGDPVFIAPGDMPGRIAAWCAERGLAVPGSRAEVVRSILESLAAAYASSLRQASELSGRRVDTVHVVGGGSQNALLCQLTADRTGLPVVAGPVEATAIGNVLVQARAQGMVDSSTSLEALRALVARAFPLVTYTPTAG; encoded by the coding sequence ATGACGGATGCGGTGGCCGCGGTCGACCTCGGGGCGACCAGCGGGCGGGTGATGCTCGGGTACCTCGGGCACGACGAGCTGCGGCTGGTGCCGGTGGCGCGGTTCCCGAACCAGCCGGTGCGCACGGTGGACGGGTTGCACTGGAACATCCTCGAGCTGTACCGCAACGTCGTCGCCGGACTCGGCTCGGCCGTGCGCGAGGAGCCCGGGCTCCGCAGCATCGGCATCGACTCCTGGGCCGTCGACTACGCCCTCCTCGACGGCGACCGGATGCTCGGCACCCCCTTCCACTACCGCGACGACCGCACCTCCCGCGGTGTCGACCTCGTGCACGGGGTCGCCGGGTTCGACGAGCTCTACGGGGTGAACGGGCTGCAGTTCCTGCCGTTCAACACGCTGTACCAGCTGGCCGCCGAGAAGGACGGCGGCTGGCTCGAGCGCGCCGACACGATGCTGCTCGTGCCCGACCTGCTGGCGTTCTGGCTCACCGGCGCGCGGCGGGCCGAGGCGACCAATGCGTCGACGACCGGGCTCGTGAACGTGACGACGGGGCAGTGGGACGACGCGCTCATCGGCCGCCTCGGGTACCCGCGGGGAGTGTTTCCGCCGCTCGTGCATCCGGGGGCGACGATCGGGACGCTGCTGCCGGGCGTCGCTGCCGAGATCGGGATGAGTGGCTCGTCGCTTCCCGTGACGGCCGTCGGGTCGCACGACACCGCATCCGCCGTCGTGGCCGTGCCCGCCGCCACCGAGAACGTCGCGTACATCTCGAGCGGCACGTGGTCGCTGGTGGGCGTCGAGCTCGACCGGCCCGTGGTGTCGGAGGCCGCGCGTGCCGCGAACTTCACGAACGAGGGTGGGGTCGACGGGCGCATCCGGTTCCTGCAGAACGTGTCGGGGCTGTGGCTGCTGTCGGAGTCGGTGCGCACCTGGGAGCGCGAGTCGGGCTCGGGCGAGAGCATCGACCTGCCGACGCTGCTCGCGCAGGCTGCGGCGGTCACCGCGCCGATGCCCGTGTTCGACGCGGGCGACCCGGTGTTCATCGCTCCGGGCGACATGCCGGGGCGCATCGCCGCGTGGTGTGCGGAGCGAGGGCTCGCGGTGCCGGGGAGTCGGGCTGAGGTGGTGCGGAGCATCCTCGAGAGCCTGGCGGCGGCCTACGCCTCGTCGCTGCGGCAGGCCTCGGAACTCTCGGGTCGGCGCGTCGACACCGTGCACGTGGTCGGGGGCGGGTCGCAGAACGCGCTGCTCTGCCAGCTCACCGCCGATCGCACGGGGCTGCCGGTTGTGGCCGGCCCAGTCGAGGCGACCGCCATCGGCAACGTGCTCGTGCAGGCGCGGGCCCAGGGCATGGTCGACTCGTCGACCTCGCTCGAGGCGCTCCGCGCCCTCGTGGCGCGCGCGTTCCCCCTCGTCACCTACACCCCGACGGCGGGCTGA
- a CDS encoding alpha-hydroxy acid oxidase, whose product MVQRRIPKIRDLAPLMQFKKPELDAKKRRLDSALTIYDLRSIAKRRTPKAAFDYTEGAAEAELSLARARQAFEDIQFNPAILRDVSTVSTGWDVLGAPVSMPFGIAPTGFTRMMQTEGEIAGAGAAGAAGIPFSLSTMGTTAIEDVKAANPTGRNWFQLYMWKDRPRSMALVERAAAAGFDTLLVTVDVPVAGARLRDKRNGFSIPPQLTPGTVINALPRPAWWINFLTTEPLSFASLDRWSGTVGELLDSMFDPTVTFEDLEWIKAQWPGKLVVKGVQSMSDARRLAELGVDGITLSNHGGRQLDRAPIPFHLLPDVAREFGKDYEVHLDTGIMSGADIVASVALGARFTLVGRAYLYGLMAGGREGVDRMIAILGEQVTRTMRLLGVNSLEELNPSHVTQLERLVPRAVAPAAVAAAERVGA is encoded by the coding sequence ATGGTTCAGCGCCGCATCCCGAAGATCAGAGACCTCGCGCCCCTGATGCAGTTCAAGAAGCCCGAGCTCGATGCGAAGAAGCGCAGGCTCGACTCGGCGCTCACCATCTACGACCTGCGGTCCATCGCGAAGCGCCGCACGCCGAAGGCCGCCTTCGACTACACCGAGGGTGCGGCCGAGGCCGAGCTGTCGCTGGCGCGCGCGCGGCAGGCGTTCGAGGACATCCAGTTCAACCCGGCGATCCTCCGCGACGTGTCGACGGTATCGACCGGGTGGGACGTGCTCGGCGCCCCCGTCTCGATGCCCTTCGGCATCGCCCCGACCGGTTTCACGCGCATGATGCAGACCGAGGGCGAGATCGCGGGGGCCGGTGCTGCCGGTGCGGCGGGCATCCCGTTCTCGCTGTCGACCATGGGCACGACCGCGATCGAAGACGTGAAGGCGGCGAACCCCACTGGCCGCAACTGGTTCCAGCTGTACATGTGGAAGGACCGGCCGCGGTCGATGGCGCTCGTCGAACGGGCGGCGGCCGCCGGGTTCGACACGCTGCTCGTCACCGTCGACGTGCCCGTCGCGGGGGCGCGGCTGCGCGACAAGCGCAACGGGTTCTCCATCCCGCCGCAGCTGACGCCCGGCACGGTCATCAACGCGCTGCCGCGGCCCGCCTGGTGGATCAACTTCCTCACCACCGAGCCGCTCTCCTTCGCCTCGCTCGACCGCTGGTCGGGAACGGTGGGGGAGCTGCTCGACTCGATGTTCGATCCGACGGTGACCTTCGAGGATCTCGAGTGGATCAAGGCCCAGTGGCCCGGCAAACTCGTCGTCAAGGGTGTGCAGTCGATGTCGGATGCGCGCCGGCTCGCCGAGCTCGGTGTCGACGGCATCACCCTGTCGAACCACGGCGGGCGGCAGCTCGACCGGGCCCCCATCCCCTTCCACCTGCTGCCGGACGTGGCACGCGAGTTCGGCAAGGACTACGAGGTGCACCTCGACACCGGCATCATGTCGGGCGCCGACATCGTGGCGTCGGTCGCGCTCGGGGCGCGGTTCACGCTGGTCGGGCGGGCGTACCTCTACGGGCTCATGGCGGGCGGGCGCGAGGGTGTGGATCGGATGATCGCGATCCTCGGCGAGCAGGTCACCCGCACCATGCGGTTGCTCGGCGTGAACTCGCTCGAGGAGCTCAACCCGTCGCACGTCACGCAGCTCGAGCGGCTCGTGCCCCGCGCGGTCGCGCCGGCGGCCGTGGCCGCCGCGGAGCGCGTGGGCGCGTAG
- a CDS encoding FadR/GntR family transcriptional regulator: MTAEARAADASVARVDTARAWEVVLRHIESELVSGALKPGEHLPSERTLAADLGVGRSSVREALRVLEVLGLIRTQTGSGPSSGAVIIARPSGGMAALVRLQVAASGFAVEDVVKTRVVLESAVAEELARAFAAAPAAAVAVVPGLASAEMARSAASGAGTGHLAPTRSVDGPAVEPSQSALSGAGTGRIVTGGSPGAATELARSAASGAGKGHPAPTRSAAEGAPELGPARELLAAMERPGGGAPDWVLERDEFLTLDQAFHRALAVASGNEVIASMMTGLRDSIEAYVRVGAAFLPSWPATAERLKAEHRAIVAAIEAGDADAARTRIRDHIEHYHHETSEARAHPH, from the coding sequence ATGACCGCAGAGGCGCGCGCCGCCGACGCATCCGTCGCTCGCGTCGACACGGCTCGGGCGTGGGAGGTCGTGCTGCGGCACATCGAGTCGGAGCTCGTGTCGGGGGCGCTCAAGCCCGGGGAGCATCTGCCCTCGGAGCGCACGCTCGCCGCCGACCTCGGGGTCGGGCGGTCGTCGGTGCGGGAGGCGTTGCGGGTGCTGGAGGTGCTCGGGCTGATCCGCACGCAGACGGGGTCGGGGCCGAGCTCGGGCGCCGTCATCATCGCGCGGCCCTCAGGGGGCATGGCCGCGCTCGTGCGCCTGCAGGTCGCGGCGAGCGGGTTCGCGGTGGAGGACGTGGTGAAGACCCGCGTCGTGCTCGAGTCGGCCGTGGCCGAGGAACTCGCCCGCGCGTTCGCCGCGGCCCCCGCGGCCGCGGTGGCCGTGGTGCCCGGGCTCGCATCCGCCGAGATGGCGCGAAGTGCCGCCTCGGGCGCCGGGACGGGGCACCTTGCGCCCACTCGATCGGTAGACGGGCCAGCGGTCGAACCGTCACAATCCGCCCTCTCAGGTGCCGGGACGGGGCGGATCGTGACGGGTGGATCGCCCGGCGCAGCCACCGAGTTGGCGCGAAGTGCCGCCTCGGGGGCCGGGAAGGGGCATCCTGCGCCCACTCGATCGGCGGCGGAGGGCGCGCCGGAGCTCGGGCCCGCGCGGGAGTTGCTCGCGGCGATGGAGCGGCCCGGGGGAGGGGCGCCCGACTGGGTGCTCGAGCGCGACGAGTTCCTCACGCTCGATCAGGCGTTCCATCGGGCGCTCGCGGTGGCCTCGGGCAACGAGGTGATCGCGTCGATGATGACCGGGTTGCGCGACTCCATCGAGGCGTACGTGCGGGTGGGGGCGGCCTTCCTGCCGTCGTGGCCCGCCACCGCCGAGCGGCTGAAGGCCGAGCACCGTGCGATCGTCGCGGCGATCGAAGCGGGCGATGCGGATGCTGCCCGCACGCGCATCCGGGATCACATCGAGCACTACCACCACGAGACGAGCGAGGCCCGAGCGCACCCGCACTGA